One genomic region from Mauremys reevesii isolate NIE-2019 linkage group 7, ASM1616193v1, whole genome shotgun sequence encodes:
- the PAOX gene encoding peroxisomal N(1)-acetyl-spermine/spermidine oxidase isoform X2: protein MRPIVGLASCARLGGSVPGLGVASLRLGSCARQGSEVVEMGAHWIHGPSKENPVFQLASDYGLLDEEAMSEENQQIEVGGHPLLPAVFYSSAGRVLSPELVEGVRNLFSTLLDQTREFLHMPQVSVPSVGEYLRKEIAQQVKEWTDDDETKWLKLAILNTYFKLECCVSGTHSMDDVALGPFGEYAMLPGLDCTFPGGYGGLPDCMLTSLPKESVLFHKPVTAVRWGGSYREESQEGRTFPVQVECEDGERFLADHVIITVPLGFLKEHHETFIDPPLPPRKADAIRQLGFGTNNKIFLEFEQPFWPPDCQLIEVVWEDESPLVEAGTDLQANWFRKLIVFLVLQPPERYGHVLCGFIAGKESEYMETLSDAAVLTALTDVTRRLTGNPHLAPPKKVMRSQWHSAPYTRGSYSYVAVGSSGDDIDALAQPLPEDAADPRPLQVLFAGEATHRTFYSTTHGALLSGWREADRLLSLYDTSESHQHKPRL from the exons ATGAGACCTATTGTGGGGCTGGCGAGCTGTGCCAGGCTGGGTGGGTCTGTGCCAGGCTTGGGGGTGGCATCCCTGAGGCTAGGGAGCTGTGCCAGGCAGG GGAGTGAAGTGGTGGAGATGGGCGCACACTGGATCCATGGACCCTCCAAGGAGAACCCTGTCTTCCAGCTGGCATCTGACTATGGGCTGCTGGACGAGGAAGCCATGTCCGAGGAGAACCAGCAGATCGAGGTGGGGGGCCACCCCCTCCTGCCCGCGGTGTTCTACTCCAGCGCGGGGCGAGTCCTGAgcccagagctggtggagggggtGAGGAACCTGTTCTCCACCCTGCTGGACCAGACACGTGAGTTCCTGCACATGCCGCAGGTCTCTGTGCCCAGTGTGGGCGAGTATCTGCGGAAGGAGATTGCCCAGCAGGTGAAGGAGTGGACGGACGACGACGAAACCAAGTGGCTGAAGCTGGCCATCCTCAACACGTACTTCAAACTGGAGTGCTGCGTGAGTGGGACCCACAGCATGGATGACGTGGCGCTGGGGCCCTTTGGGGAGTACGCCATGCTCCCCGGCCTGGACTGCACCTTCCCTGG CGGCTATGGAGGCCTGCCGGACTGCATGCTGACCTCGCTGCCCAAGGAGAGCGTGCTGTTCCACAAGCCAGTGACGGCGGTTCGCTGGGGCGGCTCCTACCGGGAGGAGAGCCAAGAGGGGCGGACGTTCCCGGTCCAGGTGGAGTGTGAGGACGGCGAGAGGTTCCTGGCGGATCACGTCATCATCACGGTGCCTCTAG GGTTCCTTAAAGAACATCATGAGACCTTTATCGACCCTCCGCTGCCTCCCCGGAAAGCAGACGCCATTAGACAGCTGGGCTTTGGGACGAACAACAAGATCTTCCTGGAGTTTGAGCAGCCGTTCTGGCCACCAGACTGCCAGCTGATCGAGGTTGTCTGGGAGGACGAGTCTCCTCTGGTTGAGGCTGGGACCGACCTGCAGGCCAACTGGTTCAGAAAACTTATCGTCTTCTTGGTCCTCCAGCCGCCGGAACG GTATGGGCACGTCCTCTGTGGCTTTATTGCTGGGAAGGAATCTGAGTACATGGAGACCCTCAGTGACGCTGCAGTTCTTACGGCCTTAACTGATGTCACCCGTAGACTGACAG GGAACCCTCACCTCGCCCCGCCGAAGAAGGTGATGCGATCTCAGTGGCACAGCGCTCCCTACACCAGGGGCTCCTACAGTTACGTGGCCGTTGGCAGTTCAGGAGATGACATTGACGCACTGGCTCAACCCCTTCCCGAGGATGCAGCTGACCCCCGG CCGCTGCAGGTTCTCTTTGCTGGAGAAGCCACGCACCGGACTTTCTATTCCACTACGCATGGGGCCCTTCTGTCGGGCTGGCGGGAGGCCGACCGTCTGCTCAGCCTGTATGACACGTCTGAATCCCACCAGCACAAGCCTCGGCTCTGA
- the PAOX gene encoding peroxisomal N(1)-acetyl-spermine/spermidine oxidase isoform X1, whose product MEAAAEARPRVLVVGAGLAGLGAAQRLSSSRAFPHLRLLESTGRAGGRVCSQRFGSEVVEMGAHWIHGPSKENPVFQLASDYGLLDEEAMSEENQQIEVGGHPLLPAVFYSSAGRVLSPELVEGVRNLFSTLLDQTREFLHMPQVSVPSVGEYLRKEIAQQVKEWTDDDETKWLKLAILNTYFKLECCVSGTHSMDDVALGPFGEYAMLPGLDCTFPGGYGGLPDCMLTSLPKESVLFHKPVTAVRWGGSYREESQEGRTFPVQVECEDGERFLADHVIITVPLGFLKEHHETFIDPPLPPRKADAIRQLGFGTNNKIFLEFEQPFWPPDCQLIEVVWEDESPLVEAGTDLQANWFRKLIVFLVLQPPERYGHVLCGFIAGKESEYMETLSDAAVLTALTDVTRRLTGNPHLAPPKKVMRSQWHSAPYTRGSYSYVAVGSSGDDIDALAQPLPEDAADPRPLQVLFAGEATHRTFYSTTHGALLSGWREADRLLSLYDTSESHQHKPRL is encoded by the exons ATGGAGGCCGCCGCCGAGGCCCGACCCCGGGTGCTGGTGGTGGGCGCGGGGCTCGCCGGGCTCGGCGCTGCGCAGCGCCTCTCCAGCTCCCGCGCCTTCCCCCACCTGCGCCTGCTGGAGTCcacgggccgggccgggggccgcGTCTGCTCCCAGCGATTCG GGAGTGAAGTGGTGGAGATGGGCGCACACTGGATCCATGGACCCTCCAAGGAGAACCCTGTCTTCCAGCTGGCATCTGACTATGGGCTGCTGGACGAGGAAGCCATGTCCGAGGAGAACCAGCAGATCGAGGTGGGGGGCCACCCCCTCCTGCCCGCGGTGTTCTACTCCAGCGCGGGGCGAGTCCTGAgcccagagctggtggagggggtGAGGAACCTGTTCTCCACCCTGCTGGACCAGACACGTGAGTTCCTGCACATGCCGCAGGTCTCTGTGCCCAGTGTGGGCGAGTATCTGCGGAAGGAGATTGCCCAGCAGGTGAAGGAGTGGACGGACGACGACGAAACCAAGTGGCTGAAGCTGGCCATCCTCAACACGTACTTCAAACTGGAGTGCTGCGTGAGTGGGACCCACAGCATGGATGACGTGGCGCTGGGGCCCTTTGGGGAGTACGCCATGCTCCCCGGCCTGGACTGCACCTTCCCTGG CGGCTATGGAGGCCTGCCGGACTGCATGCTGACCTCGCTGCCCAAGGAGAGCGTGCTGTTCCACAAGCCAGTGACGGCGGTTCGCTGGGGCGGCTCCTACCGGGAGGAGAGCCAAGAGGGGCGGACGTTCCCGGTCCAGGTGGAGTGTGAGGACGGCGAGAGGTTCCTGGCGGATCACGTCATCATCACGGTGCCTCTAG GGTTCCTTAAAGAACATCATGAGACCTTTATCGACCCTCCGCTGCCTCCCCGGAAAGCAGACGCCATTAGACAGCTGGGCTTTGGGACGAACAACAAGATCTTCCTGGAGTTTGAGCAGCCGTTCTGGCCACCAGACTGCCAGCTGATCGAGGTTGTCTGGGAGGACGAGTCTCCTCTGGTTGAGGCTGGGACCGACCTGCAGGCCAACTGGTTCAGAAAACTTATCGTCTTCTTGGTCCTCCAGCCGCCGGAACG GTATGGGCACGTCCTCTGTGGCTTTATTGCTGGGAAGGAATCTGAGTACATGGAGACCCTCAGTGACGCTGCAGTTCTTACGGCCTTAACTGATGTCACCCGTAGACTGACAG GGAACCCTCACCTCGCCCCGCCGAAGAAGGTGATGCGATCTCAGTGGCACAGCGCTCCCTACACCAGGGGCTCCTACAGTTACGTGGCCGTTGGCAGTTCAGGAGATGACATTGACGCACTGGCTCAACCCCTTCCCGAGGATGCAGCTGACCCCCGG CCGCTGCAGGTTCTCTTTGCTGGAGAAGCCACGCACCGGACTTTCTATTCCACTACGCATGGGGCCCTTCTGTCGGGCTGGCGGGAGGCCGACCGTCTGCTCAGCCTGTATGACACGTCTGAATCCCACCAGCACAAGCCTCGGCTCTGA
- the PAOX gene encoding peroxisomal N(1)-acetyl-spermine/spermidine oxidase isoform X3: MEAAAEARPRVLVVGAGLAGLGAAQRLSSSRAFPHLRLLESTGRAGGRVCSQRFGSEVVEMGAHWIHGPSKENPVFQLASDYGLLDEEAMSEENQQIEVSVPSVGEYLRKEIAQQVKEWTDDDETKWLKLAILNTYFKLECCVSGTHSMDDVALGPFGEYAMLPGLDCTFPGGYGGLPDCMLTSLPKESVLFHKPVTAVRWGGSYREESQEGRTFPVQVECEDGERFLADHVIITVPLGFLKEHHETFIDPPLPPRKADAIRQLGFGTNNKIFLEFEQPFWPPDCQLIEVVWEDESPLVEAGTDLQANWFRKLIVFLVLQPPERYGHVLCGFIAGKESEYMETLSDAAVLTALTDVTRRLTGNPHLAPPKKVMRSQWHSAPYTRGSYSYVAVGSSGDDIDALAQPLPEDAADPRPLQVLFAGEATHRTFYSTTHGALLSGWREADRLLSLYDTSESHQHKPRL, from the exons ATGGAGGCCGCCGCCGAGGCCCGACCCCGGGTGCTGGTGGTGGGCGCGGGGCTCGCCGGGCTCGGCGCTGCGCAGCGCCTCTCCAGCTCCCGCGCCTTCCCCCACCTGCGCCTGCTGGAGTCcacgggccgggccgggggccgcGTCTGCTCCCAGCGATTCG GGAGTGAAGTGGTGGAGATGGGCGCACACTGGATCCATGGACCCTCCAAGGAGAACCCTGTCTTCCAGCTGGCATCTGACTATGGGCTGCTGGACGAGGAAGCCATGTCCGAGGAGAACCAGCAGATCGAG GTCTCTGTGCCCAGTGTGGGCGAGTATCTGCGGAAGGAGATTGCCCAGCAGGTGAAGGAGTGGACGGACGACGACGAAACCAAGTGGCTGAAGCTGGCCATCCTCAACACGTACTTCAAACTGGAGTGCTGCGTGAGTGGGACCCACAGCATGGATGACGTGGCGCTGGGGCCCTTTGGGGAGTACGCCATGCTCCCCGGCCTGGACTGCACCTTCCCTGG CGGCTATGGAGGCCTGCCGGACTGCATGCTGACCTCGCTGCCCAAGGAGAGCGTGCTGTTCCACAAGCCAGTGACGGCGGTTCGCTGGGGCGGCTCCTACCGGGAGGAGAGCCAAGAGGGGCGGACGTTCCCGGTCCAGGTGGAGTGTGAGGACGGCGAGAGGTTCCTGGCGGATCACGTCATCATCACGGTGCCTCTAG GGTTCCTTAAAGAACATCATGAGACCTTTATCGACCCTCCGCTGCCTCCCCGGAAAGCAGACGCCATTAGACAGCTGGGCTTTGGGACGAACAACAAGATCTTCCTGGAGTTTGAGCAGCCGTTCTGGCCACCAGACTGCCAGCTGATCGAGGTTGTCTGGGAGGACGAGTCTCCTCTGGTTGAGGCTGGGACCGACCTGCAGGCCAACTGGTTCAGAAAACTTATCGTCTTCTTGGTCCTCCAGCCGCCGGAACG GTATGGGCACGTCCTCTGTGGCTTTATTGCTGGGAAGGAATCTGAGTACATGGAGACCCTCAGTGACGCTGCAGTTCTTACGGCCTTAACTGATGTCACCCGTAGACTGACAG GGAACCCTCACCTCGCCCCGCCGAAGAAGGTGATGCGATCTCAGTGGCACAGCGCTCCCTACACCAGGGGCTCCTACAGTTACGTGGCCGTTGGCAGTTCAGGAGATGACATTGACGCACTGGCTCAACCCCTTCCCGAGGATGCAGCTGACCCCCGG CCGCTGCAGGTTCTCTTTGCTGGAGAAGCCACGCACCGGACTTTCTATTCCACTACGCATGGGGCCCTTCTGTCGGGCTGGCGGGAGGCCGACCGTCTGCTCAGCCTGTATGACACGTCTGAATCCCACCAGCACAAGCCTCGGCTCTGA